CCCTTCCCTCGCGTTCCCAAACAGATTGATTTTTAGGAGGTAATTATGGCTAAAGATGCAAGCTTTGACATCGTTTCCCAAGTCGATGCCCAAGAAGTGGACAATGCAGTGAACCAGACCTTAAAAGAAATCGGTAACCGGTATGACTTTAAAGGCGCTAAAACAGAGATTAATGTTGATGGCGATATCATTCACTTGAACGCCGATGACGACATGCGCATGAAAAGTGTGGTGGACGTCCTTCAATCCAAGTTTATCCGTCGTGGTGTCCCCATTGAGAACATGGTCTACGGCAAGGTTGAACCCTCCGGTGGCCGGGTAAAACAGGACATCACCATCCGGCAGGGCATTGACAAAGACTTGGCGAAAAAAATCAGCAAAGACATTCGAGACACTAAGCTGAAAGTGCAGACGCAAATTATGGATGATAAAATCCGCGTCAGCGGTAAAAAAATTGACGACTTGCAGACCGTCATTGGCTTCTTAAAGGAAAAAGATTATGGTCAAGCCCTGCAATACGATAATTTCCGGTCATAAGCGCAAATTGTCCTAGCAGAAAAATACGAGGCTTTACAAAAGGGCCGCTCACAAAATTGTGAGCGGCCCTTTTGTGATTTAAAGCTCATCAGAAGCCGGAATGCTGGTTAAAGGAAAGATTAAAGCGCAAATAATCTTAATTGTGGGCAAAAATGACTTGAAAAAGGCGTCAAATTAAGTCATAATAAACGCAAAGGCCACAAGAAGGGAGGAAACGGTTATACAACTTAACGACAGACAGACGCAAATATTGTCCATTGTTAAAGAAACCAGCCCAATTACCGGTGATGATATTGCCGACAAACTGGGGACAACCCGGGCGGCTTTGCGCAGTGACTTAACTTTTTTGAGTCAGCTGGGGCTCCTGGAAGCGCGACCGCGTGTCGGTTATTATTATAATGAAAATCGACACGGTTATGATGTTTATATGCGCATGGTCGAGCTGACCGTTGGCGAATATCAAAGCGTTCCGGTGGTGCTGGATGAGCGATCTTCTGCATACGATGCCCTGGTCTCCTTATTTATGAACAATATCGGGACGCTCTTTGTGGTGAGTGAAG
This portion of the Peptococcus niger genome encodes:
- a CDS encoding YajQ family cyclic di-GMP-binding protein, giving the protein MAKDASFDIVSQVDAQEVDNAVNQTLKEIGNRYDFKGAKTEINVDGDIIHLNADDDMRMKSVVDVLQSKFIRRGVPIENMVYGKVEPSGGRVKQDITIRQGIDKDLAKKISKDIRDTKLKVQTQIMDDKIRVSGKKIDDLQTVIGFLKEKDYGQALQYDNFRS
- a CDS encoding helix-turn-helix transcriptional regulator — encoded protein: MQLNDRQTQILSIVKETSPITGDDIADKLGTTRAALRSDLTFLSQLGLLEARPRVGYYYNENRHGYDVYMRMVELTVGEYQSVPVVLDERSSAYDALVSLFMNNIGTLFVVSEGGLLEGVLSRKDLLKLAVGNTDMHAVPVGVVMTRMPNIIMTTPEESLWMATRKLTHHEIDGLPVVKKLGEDQYEVIGRFTKTNVARAFVDIGYGYTGGEAHE